The segment AGGGAGTTGCCAGATCATTAGTTGAGCTTCTTGTTGCACATAAAATGACTCAGAAGTGAGCATGTTACAACTATGATAAATATTAGAAGTTTAAACCagttgcttgcattaaaaaggaTGATAAAGAAGTATAGCTACGTATGTGCTTTTATGTGTGGGTGGCATCCAGTGTCTGCTCTAGTGCGCGCCTCAGTATTCTGCAGCCAGTTCATAGTTGTGATACTTAGCTGACTCATcaacacacaattcctttgtGTGTTTCGTTTGTAGGGAAGGATCTGCCTGTCATTTGTCAGTTGTGGGTGTTTAGATCATTGTGTGTGATTATAAGGGCACTAGGAAATAGACAGATCATGATAAAACATCTCTGCATCTGTTGAACTTACTAGAGTGGATAGACTGTGCGGAGAATCACAGTTTCAGACATTTAAAGTATGAAATTTAGCTTTTTCTCATGCCTCAGACTGCACTGTGATTAATAATGTATCTCCATGCCATGCCAAAAAACTGTGCCAAATTACTTCTGCTTAATGTGCTAAACTGGGCCtaaaatgcttatttttgtTGCACTGTTACTGAGGTCTGGCAATAACACATATATTATTCCCTCAagcaaatttacatttatagtGTATTATAGTGTTTTGTGTCATCTGCAATACTGAAAATGCTCTTCCGTAACAGTTCTCTCAAtcaaatttgtaaaaaaaaaaaaaaaactgctgcaaaGAGTCTGAAAACAGACAGTTTCTTGTcctttaggattttttttttaaatctgtgaaTTTTTCTCttgcaaacagacacaaaacatgcTGTCAATTGCCCTGCAGTGGGGAACAGAGTGTTGTGCACTGGAAGGGCTGACAAACACAGCAAAGTAAATGCAATTAATTTTGCTCACAGCATGATAGCAGCATGTTTATTATGTAAAGGCAGATGAGCTTATATCAAAGTTGACTGGGGATTTAGACTTTTCTTTTGCTAAATGAATACCACGGATAATATACTGACGCACTCCAGATGAACATTATCATCCTATTTTGTAATCTCTGTAGTCCCCCATCCTATTTTCATTCAATACcacatttgcatatttctgTCTCCAGATCTTGTCAAAAGTTGTAGATGTCTTTTTGGACCTTTTAGGTTTTGAATATGTAACTCTTTGccatattagtttttttttcaagtcagACCATTGCAGATCATTATCATTCATTGTTTCTCTAACGCCAGTTGTTTTGTCTGGCAGGGGAACTATTTGAATTAACTTTTTTCCGCATTTACGGTGGCACAGACTCGATTCATTACCATTCATTAATGTGCTGGTCAGACATCTCACAAAGGGATTGAAAACACTCAGAAGATGAATGTGAAAGAGGAGCCACAGGTTTACATGATCtacaacttaaaaaataaaagagtgaAATGAGTATTTCTGATACATTAAGGTTAAACGTTCATAAATCCACTTAATAATCATACAAGTAAGACACTCTTTTGACTTCCAGATCTTGTCTCATAATCACCAAATACAGATGTTTGCTGCAATTTCAAAAGTAATCCAGTTGTGTGTTGTCCTTACATCTGTGTAGCACCTACTGTAATTCAATATGACTCTCCATGGTGCAGATTCACCATAATGTAAACAGAAGGCTCAGTGTAGCCCTTAGCATCACCCAAATCATGATGGGAGTACTGGTGGGAAAATCTCAAAATATATTCATCccataggaaaaaaaaaacaacagattgcTACATTATCAGTTAACTGTAAATGAAGGTGGAAAGCAACCCTAAGTTTAAAGGGGTTAATGAACTAATGACTGCTTAGCTGACAGAGTCGCTTACAGTATGAATTAGCTTTGCTGTATTATGGTTTTGATTAGGCCAGGAGAGTGATAAAAACCGCTGCAGACTCTCCAGCATCAGTCGGCAGCCCTTCTGTCATGTTATTGGTAAAATACATTCCATGACACTGTATAGTGACAAATACATCAAGTCTGTCTATAAAATATAGACTcttctttaaaataaagaaataaacaaatcttTAAATTTTCTTTAATCCAACACAGAAAAGATacactcattttattttaacaaatgcacCACATAaatatgtttggtgtttttccAAATAACATGAGTAATCATTGTACTATATGTGTTAGGAGTACAAAATTACCCAAATCTTTAGGTTGGACTGTTGACGTTGTTTCAGGCACTTCTCGGAGCAAGCTTTCCTACAAGATTTATTCAGAGTGAAATTGTATCAAACTGAATTGATCCCTACCACTGACAATGCTGTAGCTTTTTACAGCAACATTTCTTAAAGCTTGAAAATAAACATGCCCCCATTAGGAAGTTAAGGATAAAAAATTGAGATAACCCTTGGTTTTCTAAAGACATAGCAGACCTAATCCATGCCAGAAATAATCAGTGATCTATAGCTAGAAAGACAAAAATTGCAAATGATTGGTGTCTTTTTTGAGCTATTAGAATTAGCTCTCATTAGAAAATCTTTAGCTGAATACTATTTGGCACAAACGTCAATTAGTTTGCATGACCATTCCACATTCTGGAAAACTATTAGAGCAATACAAAATAAGAAAGTTAACAGCTTTTCTCACCAGTTGAATATAGGAAATGCTGTTATAACAGATAAGAGGCATATGCTTttaatgatcattttaaaaaggcaggacatattttttaagaaaaatttGGTGAAACCTCTCTTGTTCAACATAGTATCCAGGTAGCAATAAGTGAAACTCCCCAGGGTGAACCCAATTCACAGATAGCTTGTAATAATTCATCCCTGACTTGGGCTGAACATAGATCCCAGACAGTACAAGGGGAAGTGGTTTCTTCTTTTGGTTCTTCTTCGGCCTTTGAGCTCGCACCATTCTTGGAGTCAgttgttttgcacattttgcAGAGCATTGAGTCCAAGAAGCTTTTCAGTATTTACATAATCATTAGCCACATACTGTATAGCAGTTAGCTGGGTAAATTAGCTTTTGAGACAGGGAGGTGGGAAACAATATGttctgtatgcatgtgtgaacATCTGTGCATGTATGCGTGTGTGATGTTGAACTACACATAAGATAAGAAGATAACACTGTCCTTTTTATAGAATCTAATGCATTCCCACAGCACAGCAAGTAAAATTTTGTTTGATAAAATCTCTTCCTCTCaggagtattttttgtttgactgACATGTGCTGGAATCattgcctctctgtgtgtgtgtgttctgtaccTGTGTGAGAGAAAGCAGAAATTACAGACGAATGGATTTCTAGTGATAtcattatattaaaaaatatgtaacattactattaaaattttgtaaatgtaatcacagttgtGAAAAAGTAGTTTATCACAATGCCCAAAATACATACTTACATACAGTACGTACATAAATACATGCataatacaaacatacatatacaAAAAGAATAGTTGTTTAGTACATTTAGATCTCTGTGGGAGAAATTTAGTTGTCAAACAGCAACacttaaaacatttaacataacTTATCACAACTTCAAAATCACATCAACAAAAAACAGTCAGACTGTCTGTGAGTCTATATCATATATTAATAAAGTTGTGAATTGCGTATTGAAGAGCACCTAATGTGATCTGTGCAATACCAGGGAACAGTAAAATGATCTCTGAGGGAGGACATGTGGCCCATCAGAACAGCATGGAGAGGGCGCAAGCTGTTCTGTATAATGCTCTTGGATTTCTCCTTCAGCCTTCTTTAAACTTCCTTGAGAGTCACTCTTAAAGTAGAGTGATTTAGATGATCTTTTTCAGTCTCATGAGATCACTCCTCTGTACACTGCTACCCTGgcatacaaatgtataaaaccttGTAACTTCCTTAGGAAAGAAAAGTGCTTCTTTGATTGttataccaggtgtctgacaacatcatggaaaggatccctacgaggaACACCCGGTAACATGCTCTGTTTTTAATCAGAGATGGGTTAGAGGCGAGTACACCACTGTCTTTCTTCTCTTCCAAATGACATTAAGAACAGTAGAAGCTACCTGATTTTATTCACAAATTATCTGTCTGATGTAATAATGTCGGGATATATGACAGTAAAAGAAATTCTACTCACAAGATAAGTCTGAGGGActgtgagatgattaatggggtagaaaacacatatttgtattaatattttagAGTTgtctgaagacttttctttttatgtcaAATATTGAATAATTTTACCCTCAAacaattatgtaaataaaaccaTCTAAGACTTTTAGAGAGGTAAATCTCTCTGGAACTGCTTTCAGCTTATAGACTATAACCAGACAGTATTTTAGGAAGGAGTCACAGGCCGAAATGATTAAACAACTGGTTTTATCTTTcataatgtattgtattttataagatgccattttttaaatgtaaaatctcaatctgcaaagtaacaagaaacaaaaacaaaaatatcatgTGAAATGCAGTAGAGTGGAAGTACAAGTGCCTCAAAATTGCATTTAAGTATAGAACTTCAGTGAATGTACTATCACTATCCTAAATATGCATACTGTATTTCTAAATCCTGTTATAATCAAAATATAACTAAACTACAGAGTCTCTTTCCTTGTCTTTAGATACAGCTCAGCTGGAAGAATACTTCCACACACCACTTGGCAGGGCTCCAATCTGCTAAGTTTTTGGCACAGACCTGATAACATGATGAAATCAATGGGTGATTTCCCCCTGGACTCTGAGGCCGGCCTTTCTTGACAACTTGACTAATTCCAGTCCAAGGTTTAGTCAGCTATATAACTTATAGAAAAGCCTGTGATATGTTAAATGGAAGCCAGAAGCTCTTTTGCTACCAGGAATTGATATTTATAGACTCTTACTAGAAAggtaacaacaaaacaatcttatttaatcttttatttatcCTTCCATCTCATTAGTCTGATTTTGCATTTTCAGATTTATTCTTTTGTGCCCATCATACTGAATACGTTCTATATACTCGAAGAAATTAAATCTTTCTACTGGATTCTGCACTACCACTTGCAGCTCAGCTTTATCAAATTTCATGTATCTGCCTTTCAAATTGTGCTGGATGATTTCCAAATTTGGAAATGAGCAAAATAGGCTATGCAGCATCGGAGGGGCTGTTCTATCAGTTACTATGTGTGGGGATGACATTCAACATCCATCCTTAAAACTCCCATCAGAAAAACCCTCAGCTTTACTTTAACAATAGCATAGAGGCTGAGCAAATCATCACATACAGACAGGCACTTAGCCCAGTGTTTGAAGAATAGGAGGCAGCAAGCTCTAACAGCACTGACCTAGATGTAATTTTTCATACTTTGCTGACTTTACTTTCATCTGACATTCACCCCATCTGACATAACAATCCagaaaatgacatttttgaatggataataaataaaaaggtatgGATGAGtggattttttgtttgtaaatgtcTGTCTTCTTGAATTTCTCTGTATTTCGTAGACAGATGCAGATGCATGTGGGGCAATATTGCTGTAAGAAATAGTACAGTGGAGGGGAAGGAGTGTGTTTATAGGTAGACAGGTTTAAATAACTTATGAGTCATAATTTATTACTAAATGCAGCCCACTtacacacacaatcatacacATACGCATCATGACCGCTCAAAGCTGTGACAGTCAACTCATTGGTAAAGGAAAAGCCAATGGAAAGTCTCTAtttatctcacacacacatgcacccagTGCGtatgcatgtgtgggtgtgtgtgtgggttagagagtgagagagcagAGATGTGCATATTTTATGCATGCATTAAGTAATCTCCTGTTATAGCATTCATAGCTCTACCTTTTTAGACCATATCAACCATTGCATTTGTTAGCTTATGGGTGTGTTAAGATTACCGTTTGCTGCTAGCCACCCCTGGGCTTTACACAAAATATTCAGTTAATACTAAACTACTCGAATTAAGTGACATAAACAGACAAGGACACTACTGGAGAACAACACATTAACTGTTTCCTTTACTGTTAATAATGACCAAAAAGTGGCAACACCATTATACTGAACATGAATAATAGCTGACGACACCATAAAGGGGTTACAGGTTGAGAACAGCAGGAAATAACTGGTGGCAGACGAGACACACTGTTGATGATGATTACATGTTTTCATTATCTGATGGTTTTAAATCAGGGACAGTCAACCATGTGTGGAGCGCCAGAGGGAAGCAGGTTTTCTCTCCAACCAAGTACAACACCAGGTGATTTGACTGATGAGTTCCGCCTCTCCGGCTGAACGGGGGCTAATCAGTGAAACCTCCTGTTGTGCTGTTTGGTTGGAACGGAGACCTGCCGATCCTTCTGTCAAAGCAGTGTCAGAGTCTATTAGAGCAGCAGCTCCTAATTCAGGTCCTGGTGTTCTTTCTCGCTGGTGATTTTGTCAAGGATGAATTTATACTGAGGGATGAAAGGTGAATAAAGTGAATTAGGTGGTGGGATAAAAAACAGCATGCTGGCTCAGGGTCTGTGATGAGGAACTATTGAGTGCAGGATAATCAGAgaatttttaatgaaaatttTGATTTGTCTTTTAATGACTCGGTATAAACTGAATAAACAGTGTTTATAAAGAGGATGTGATTGAATTTATATTACGGAAGGGCCTTATCACTTACTTTTGAAACTGTTTTCTGGCAGAGaattagattatttttataCCATGCTCTGTCTGTTGAATATAAGGCTACAATCAACAGGTGGCTAGCtcagcttagcacaaagacttggAACAGTCTTTTTCAaatggtaacaaaatccacccaCCAGCAAAtgtaaagctcacaaattaacatatcttgtttgtttagtcAGTACAAAGTGTCTAGTGTGTCTATTTCTTGGCTCTGAGCAATGGCCAGACAGCTAGTGTAAACTCCTGGAAGGTAGTGGTCATCGGGAAAGAAATAGTCTGACACATAACCACCTTCATAAAATGGTGGATTGTCGTTTtgacactttgtttttgtacagattacaCAAATGAGATGTAACATTTAATTACTGATCTTAAGAGTTggtgatagatagatagatagattttgttaccattttgcagagccaggctaactgttttcccctgttgtctttgtgctaagctaagctaatatGAGAGCGGTATCAACCTTATCATGCACTGTAACGCTTTGCTAGATAGCAAACAACTATTCCTTCAAacctgaaaatgtcaaattattattaaaaaagtgACATAAAATTTAATTCCTTTAAAGGCCTGAGATTACAATATtggtttaaattttttattttgtttgaaaaatattttttttcttagagAATGTGAGTAAATATTTTGGATAATAATTTATCTGTAaagataaattacattttatattttcttttgaaCATAGCTATATGCATTTAAACCAACATAATCTTTTTTATGGATtccaaaatacacattaaagatctataatatataatatatatttttcagttCCCACTACATCTCACTGTTTTGGAATAATTTCTGAAAGAGGTTAAGTTTCTGTCGAAACACAGAGTAGCGGTAAAAATATCTGTACAACAGTTGACTGTGTTGTTTAATTATactgtttaaaataataaaatcttcCTGCCCACAGCCATTTCATTGAACACTCAAAAGATGCTGAtgcatgtgtgaatgttttATGTACATGAAACAGGAGTACACCAAGTTGTAAATggactttttgtttgtgttttctcccaGTGGAGGCTCTTCACCTAGGAACTCTGATGGCTGCACATGGTTACTTCTTCCCCATCTCAGACCATGTCCTCACTCTCAAAGATGATGGCACTTTCTATAGGTTTCAGGTAAGAATAATGATGATTTGTGTTCAAGGATCTTATACTATCTCTTAGTCTCTAGAAATctattgtaatattattaaagtTAAATGACCTTAATTGTAGTGCTGGGATCAAGGACTATTAGATTTAgtccaataaaacaaaaaatagtttGTACTATTTTTTCATCCACATTTTTATTAGAGGTATATTGTGTCAGTTTTTATACAAACTTTAACATGTGTTATGTCATCATATGACCTATAGAGAAGGTTTTCACTTATGTGTAAACAGAAAGTTTCAATCCAGATTTCCAGAGTTGTGATTGCCAACAGGTTTGCATTGGATTTGTAGGACTGAAAActtatttgttttatgtatttctcataaagaaaaaatacttttcGTAAGTTTgaaatatactttattgtcatttctaTTTAAAACATCTGAAGTGCCTTCCATGCTGATAAAgtacaaaaattattttacacatgACAAATTTCCAACTCTGATAGCTGAGCATGTTGGAGTCTATAAATAGTGTGACATGCCAGAGAAGAAAGTAGAAAAATCTGTTAAAGTGCTTCTTTGTTACTGGAGTCAAAATGGTAAATAGGAGTTGCTGTGGACCATAATACTTATAGGTTATATTGCTCTGAATGTCAGTCGTGGGACTGGcagttttaaagattttttagtgagctcccccaagtgtgCTGCACAGAACTAACCAAAGTAAATCCATGCCTAAGGCTGTTTGTGTTAGTAGCAGGCTTCACTTTTTACATGTAATCGGTTTTCATCTGAAACCAGTCCATACAATGCAGCCTGAGGAGGGTCAAGATTCATGCTGTCTGTTCTCAGTGCTCACTGAAAGGAGCTTATGTGCTTTAGATGTTATGCCGAGCCCATtatacaacaaaatgttttattgtggcGCAGGGCTGTGACTGCGTGCCCACCTCGCGTGGAAAGTGCTCACTTTGATTCAAAACACCATGTGGTTTGCTGTCAACGAAGTAAGGtttcttttagttttgtttCATAATGACCTGTTTTTCCCAACAGACTCCATACTTCTGGCCATCAAACTGCTGGGAACCAGAAAACACAGACTATGGTGAGAGAGTTGTTCTGTTATAGTCTAACTGCTACTTTGTGCATCAAGCAGTACTGAAGAGACTAATGATGCACACTGTTTTTGTAGtgcataaaatatatttgtccaGTCGATATGTTATTACTGCTGATGTTTcaaaaaatgaacacaaatgATGCAACTGCTGTATGTGGATGGTAGATAGAGTCAAATTTTGTTTTAGATGCTTGGCCCACAGTTAGAATCGGTTATTGTGCAGTTGGCGTGCAATGATGCTTTGTGCTTTCTAtcttatttctattttatatatttctatttttaatgtATTCTAACTTCAGTCAGTTGCCTCAGTCATACTCTCTGACTGAGGCAGACTGATTACAGTGATGGAAACGAGggatgtttttgtatgtgtgcacCAATTGGGCACATGTGGCTGAATGTTTTAATGGTGATACAGGGATGAGCTTTTCATTGTTTACAGCAGAGCGGAGTGGAGATAAACATTTCATAATGCCAGAAATGGTTTGGGTGAATAGCCGCAGCCTTGCAggtctttcatttgtttttgagtTGTAGGAGAGGCTAATGCTCGCTGTGGGAATAATCCTGAGTGTTAGGGGAAGTTAGAGTGTCTCAGATGTAGCAACTGATTCACGTGAATGATGCCTCCTAATGAAAACAGTCTAATGGCATAATGAAGTTTTCACATAATGGTCAGTTAACAAGGGGATGAATGGATGATTATAGgacagaaaaaaatttaaagtcaggtgtgcacacacacatacacaagcacacactgtaacagacgCTCAGACACCATGCACAGTCAATGACCTTTGTGATATGCAGGCCAGTTTAAATGTGCAGTTGAGAGGATTAAATGAGTAAACGCAGGGCCACTTAAGGCTGTTAAAACCAAGCTGAGATCCTGTTCTCCCTCTATTAccaatctctctgtctctctctctctcagctgttTACCTCTGCAAAAGAACAATGCAAAATAAAGCACGTCTGGAGCTTGCAGACTATGAAGCGGTAAGTGAGAGAGGTCTTTTATTGTCAGCACTCCCCTCTTCACGTATTTGTTCTGTTCCTGTGTTGGCACGGCTCTCAGACTTTATCTCTTGCCTTTTTGGTCATACTGACACTGCGaacatttgttttctgtgtgtcacTGCATCATTTGTTACTATCCTTTCACCAAAGCTATTAAATGAATCACCAaggattttttcttttgtatgtgATCATTAAAATGGTATCCAGCCATGCACTGTACACATCATGTGCAGTAAACATAATCAGCCCAGGCCCCTctaaagcccccccccccatttttgttctttgtttcacTTGCAGGAGAGCCTAGCAAGGCTACAGAGAGCTTTCGCCAGGAAATGGGAGTTCATTTTTATGCAAGCAGAAGCACAAGCGAAGTAGGTTTCTATAAGAACCACACACGCATTGAGCCATTATGAGTGAGTCCTCTTACACCCTCATTATGACATGATTTAACTTAGTGGTTTGCTACGATTTCCCTGTAATTAGCAGCACACAACCTTCACAGATGAACTGCACATTAACCATGTGATGGAATAAACGGATCATACGTGTGTTGGAATAACCCACAGGCTCTGTAAAAACAGTTCTgaactcctttttttttctttcagagtggacaagaaaagagacaaaattGAGAGGAAAATTCTCGACAGTCAGGAAAGAGCATTCTGGGACGTGCACAGACCAGTGGTGAGTCAAATTACTGATGTTGCTGTAATGATATCATTGCTGACATTATCGACATCATCTTAATTGTTCCTGCAAAAGTGATCCACCACATCCACACATTTCACAGGCAGTAGGGATGCACTGCACAGTGTGACAAAGgaataatgttttgaaaatgttgcagTTACAAACACGTCATAGATTAGGTAATTTGTATATGAGCTATACATTTCTGATTACTGTGAAATATGAATGGTGTGAAGAGGTGAACATCCCCCGTCGTGTATCCTCTGCCACACACAGGAAATGCCACATCAATAACTGTCACAGCACGTCAGCTTCACTGTTGCTCTTTACCTTGTTCATACACTCTTgcttagcattagcatttagttTCCCCCTGAGGTTAAAGAGTCCCCTCTTCTGTATTTCTCTGAAAGCCATTGCTCCATGCTTAATTGGAAAATAAGTACAATTTATGGGTCCTTGGAGCAACATAAtcaatattaattcaaatttcACTTTGCTTTGTTCTTCTGGAAGAGACCAAGATTAGACCACTTGTTCAATCAGCCAGAATTTGCAAACTAAGACTCTGATTCGCCGGTTTACTTGTTTTGCTAAAATTGGCACATTCCATGATTGATTAACAAGCATCTGACACATGGTCCTGGAGACTTATCGGAATCACTTCACCACCCAGCCAAGCATATTGTATTTGATTAACTGAAACTAATAAAATGGTAGGAAAAATTGTACCTTTACCGCTTGTGGTGTCCTCCTAGAGGGCAAAACATAAACAGCTAAAgtcataaacattttatttaagtttaattaactcatgattttctggttttctcCTCATTTTTCTCACAGCCTGGATGTGTGAATACAACGGAAGTCGACATAAAGAAGTCCTCCAGAATGAAAAACCCTCACAAAACCAGAAAGGTACAGTGCAACTTCCCActgatacatattttttttaaggtcAGGGTtgacacacactgtaacagacatgAACAGACAAGCTTGTTGTTCCTTGCTGTGCTTGTCAGCAGCTGCAAGGCTACTACTATTGAtagttatatttatgttttttgttgtctCAGTCTGTGTATGGGCTGCAAAACGATATCCGTACACACAGCCCAACCCACACTCCCGCCCCAGAGGCCAAGCAGCCTACAGAAGAAGAACTGCAGGAACAGGTAAGACCTGCAGATGGCACTCTACTATTGAAGAATTTTCATCTGTTACTTTATATTTACATCATTTTTGGTATGCAAATAATTGTATTGAAAATCAGTTTAGTAAAATGATGATATGTTCATACTGAACACAAAGTAGTACAGAGTTTAAAATTCTCAAATATCATGCAGCTGGTATGCAAATATACTTTCAAACCAACAATTCCTTGTGAATTCATGGAGATTGATTGCTAATGCTAATTGTTCACTGCTATGGTTTCAGATCACCTATTGGCAATTGCAATTAGACAGGCATCGACTGAAAATGTCCAAAGTGGCGGAGAGGTGAGTGATGTTCTTTGTGTCTTTATTCAGTTTAGCCATTGATCTGTTTATTGAGCCTTTAAATGGCCTAACATGGTGTGGAATTAAGCTACGATGACCTTGAGGAGTGATTGGGCCCGGACAATGCCTACAGTGAGTGTCAGCACTGATGATGCCAGATACTGGATGTCACATAAAGTGTCGATTGGTCCAAAAAAAGAGAGGTACGGAAGCCCTGAGAGgcaagtggaaaaaaaacattctagTGATCCATTTTTTGGGATCTAAATTTGTATTCTCTCCTGTGTATATGACTTAAGAacacatgaaaaaacattttgacaggCGAACAAAAATACGTTTTGCCAGGATAATTTATCGAAGTAGcttaaacattgtttttcatCTGTGAAACAGGTGAGGAAAGTGCAGCACTACCCCATGTTCTAAATAGGACTAAAAGCATTTATGTTTTCTTCCAGATGAGTTTTAATTTCTCCATGCACTCTAACTAAAAGTTatgtaacattactgttatGTCTAGAAATCTGCGCTTTACCTGGGCAAAAACATGAATGCTTTTTGTTCTATTTAGAACATGGGGTAGTGGTGCACTTGACTTCACTATTtattacaacaaaaaacacttcttTCACAGATAATATAAGGAAAGGAACttagacagaaaataaaaaaaaaaaaaatttcacctGTTATTAAGGTATAAACACAGGACAAAAACGACTCTGATCAGactttttttctcacttgcctCTCAGAGCTTCTGTACAGAGATACATCCAGCAACAAGTTCTCTGTCCAAATACTGGGTCAATCCCTCTAGTCAGACTCTACcttaatttgaatttgaagtaTTTGCTTTCAAGAGGAAATTTCACTTCTCCTTTTACCAATTAAAGCTTACAATTAAACAACTAAGTCATATTCACTCACAGAAAGGTATGGCACATAATTACACCAGACGTGGTAACTTGATTATAATATATGTGAGATTTCCATCAGTGATACAGATTAATGTAAGTCAtatgttgtctgttttttctcCTCAACAAACAGTTTGCTGGGCTACACAGAGCAGTATGTTGAATATGACCCCTTCCTCACGCCTTCAGATCCATCTAACCCCTGGATCTCAGATGACGCTACACTCTGGGAGCTCGAAGCCAGGTGGgtaaatgaacaaaacagatATTTAGATGGATACACAGGTTGatatgtgtttacattttattctaTGTTTTGTTGCACACATATTTCATTTGTGAAAGATAggttgtatttttgtgtgttctcCAGTAAGGAGCCAGGCCA is part of the Micropterus dolomieu isolate WLL.071019.BEF.003 ecotype Adirondacks linkage group LG15, ASM2129224v1, whole genome shotgun sequence genome and harbors:
- the rgs7a gene encoding regulator of G-protein signaling 7a isoform X2, whose protein sequence is MKVEALHLGTLMAAHGYFFPISDHVLTLKDDGTFYRFQTPYFWPSNCWEPENTDYAVYLCKRTMQNKARLELADYEAESLARLQRAFARKWEFIFMQAEAQAKVDKKRDKIERKILDSQERAFWDVHRPVPGCVNTTEVDIKKSSRMKNPHKTRKSVYGLQNDIRTHSPTHTPAPEAKQPTEEELQEQITYWQLQLDRHRLKMSKVAESLLGYTEQYVEYDPFLTPSDPSNPWISDDATLWELEASKEPGQQRVKRWAFGIDEVLKDPVGREQFLKFLESEFSSENLRFWLAVQELKKRPIREVPTRVQEIWQEFLAPGAPSAINVDSKSYDKTTQNVKDPGRYAFEDAQEHIYKLMKSDSYSRFIRSSAYQELLQAKKKKSKNLF
- the rgs7a gene encoding regulator of G-protein signaling 7a isoform X1, with the translated sequence MAQTNSGGQGTNGVADESPNMIVYRKMEEVIARMQDEKNGIPIRTVKSFLTKIPSVFSGSEIVQWMIKNLDIEDQVEALHLGTLMAAHGYFFPISDHVLTLKDDGTFYRFQTPYFWPSNCWEPENTDYAVYLCKRTMQNKARLELADYEAESLARLQRAFARKWEFIFMQAEAQAKVDKKRDKIERKILDSQERAFWDVHRPVPGCVNTTEVDIKKSSRMKNPHKTRKSVYGLQNDIRTHSPTHTPAPEAKQPTEEELQEQITYWQLQLDRHRLKMSKVAESLLGYTEQYVEYDPFLTPSDPSNPWISDDATLWELEASKEPGQQRVKRWAFGIDEVLKDPVGREQFLKFLESEFSSENLRFWLAVQELKKRPIREVPTRVQEIWQEFLAPGAPSAINVDSKSYDKTTQNVKDPGRYAFEDAQEHIYKLMKSDSYSRFIRSSAYQELLQAKKKKSKNLF